A segment of the Streptococcus dysgalactiae subsp. dysgalactiae genome:
GGCTATCGACCGTATTAATTTAAAAGTCGGCGATGTCGTTTTTAACCCTCTTTTTAATTCCATCGCTGTTGATGTTGTTGTCAAAATGTATCGTCGTATGTATTTTGAAGGAATTGACACGGAAAAAGCAGACACAATATCAACTAAATTTATTGAAAACGTTTTGGCAGAATATGGCGAGGAGTTAGCGTCATATAAAAAGGACCGTCTAGCCATCTTGAATAAAAAGGTGGTGCGGTTTTTATGATGTTTGTTAATTTTGACTTAGTAACATCGCAAAAAACGGGAGAAAAAGACAGACTCGGCAACGACATCACGAAAGATGTTGTCAAAAGAGTTGCTAAAGGTCGTTTTACTGAATGGTCGGCTGATGACGTGTCCTTATACGGTCGAGATTTAACGTCTAGCGCACGCAAATTGCTGACTAATCAAGTTAGCAAGGCGGAAGCCAAACAAGCGTCACACGTTGTAATAGACGGCTCAAAATACAAAGTTGAATCCGTTAAACATCTTGGTAGATGGAGACTACTCGTCATCAAAGGATATCGCTTATGAGAATGTCAATGACAGGTATGCCAGCCTTAGAGGTAAAACTAAGGTCAATGAGCGAGAAGCGTTGGGATAGGGTTGTCAACAAAAACCTCACAGAGATGTTTAACAGATCAGCAAGACCGCCTGGTACACCGATTGGTAAAAACACTAAAAGGCATAAGTCTGGCGAGTTGTTGCGCTCTAGACGTCTCAAAAAGGTAAACTCATCAAAAGGTGTTATCACAGGTAATTTTGGATATATCAAGGACTATGCACCTCATGTTGAATACGGTCATAGACTTGTCCGTAACGGCAAACAGATTGGCTATGTTAACGGGACAAAATACCTGTTTAATAACGTCAAAAAACAGCGTGAAATTTATAGGCAAGACATGCTAAACGAATTAAGGAGATGACATGTTAAAAAAACTGGGACTGGTTGATTTACATGCCTCAATTAAACAAAAAATTGAAGAT
Coding sequences within it:
- a CDS encoding antigen C, producing the protein MRMSMTGMPALEVKLRSMSEKRWDRVVNKNLTEMFNRSARPPGTPIGKNTKRHKSGELLRSRRLKKVNSSKGVITGNFGYIKDYAPHVEYGHRLVRNGKQIGYVNGTKYLFNNVKKQREIYRQDMLNELRR